From a single Candidatus Saccharibacteria bacterium genomic region:
- a CDS encoding polysaccharide deacetylase family protein, whose amino-acid sequence MSDKRALVLYLHVHQPFRLRHYTIFDAGIKHDYFDSPGGSRQNNYDIVRKVAEKSYLPTNQTLMQLIDKHPEFRLSLSISGTALEQFEVYAPDVLESFKRLVATGRAEILAETYHHSLAFFYSRGEFEAQVQMHKEKIQQHFGITPTAFRNTELAYNNDLAHWADQKGYKAIVAEGWDPVLGHRSPNFMYRPAYTKNIRLLMKNYRLSDDIAFRFSDKNWAEHPFNTDKFMDWTSKFWDQPLLNLFMDYETFGEHQWSDSGIFDFLSHLPTAWLSNKSHTFMTVSEAAEAYQSSDYVDVPQTVTWADTERDLTAWLGNSMQQGAILSLYNLEKQVISTSDLGLIEDWRKLQTSDHFYYMCTKWWSDGDVHAYFSPYDTPYEAYMNFMNAYHDIKFRLAEKGLY is encoded by the coding sequence ATGTCTGATAAGCGAGCTTTGGTGCTATATCTCCATGTCCATCAGCCATTTAGACTGCGCCATTACACTATATTTGACGCAGGCATTAAGCATGACTATTTTGATTCGCCGGGTGGTTCAAGACAAAACAATTACGACATCGTTCGTAAGGTCGCAGAAAAGTCGTATTTGCCAACAAATCAAACGCTAATGCAGTTAATTGACAAGCACCCTGAATTTCGTCTTTCCCTCTCTATTAGCGGCACTGCTTTGGAACAGTTTGAAGTTTATGCGCCAGATGTGCTTGAGAGCTTTAAAAGACTAGTTGCAACAGGCAGAGCTGAAATACTAGCCGAGACATACCACCACTCGCTGGCGTTTTTCTACTCAAGAGGTGAGTTCGAAGCTCAAGTACAGATGCACAAGGAAAAGATTCAACAGCATTTTGGCATTACTCCGACTGCTTTTAGAAACACGGAGCTTGCTTATAACAACGATCTGGCTCACTGGGCAGATCAAAAAGGCTACAAAGCTATTGTCGCTGAAGGTTGGGATCCGGTACTTGGACATCGTAGCCCTAATTTTATGTACAGACCTGCTTATACAAAAAACATCAGACTTCTGATGAAAAATTACCGTTTAAGCGACGATATTGCTTTTCGTTTTAGCGATAAAAACTGGGCTGAACATCCATTCAATACTGATAAGTTCATGGATTGGACTTCAAAATTCTGGGATCAGCCACTTTTGAACTTATTTATGGATTACGAAACCTTCGGCGAGCATCAGTGGTCGGATAGTGGTATTTTTGACTTCTTAAGCCACTTGCCTACTGCATGGCTATCCAACAAAAGCCATACATTCATGACTGTATCTGAAGCGGCGGAAGCATATCAATCGAGCGACTATGTAGATGTGCCGCAAACTGTTACTTGGGCAGATACCGAGCGAGACCTAACAGCCTGGCTAGGTAATTCTATGCAGCAAGGCGCAATTTTGTCGCTGTATAATCTGGAAAAACAGGTTATATCTACTAGCGATCTTGGGCTGATCGAAGATTGGCGTAAGCTTCAGACCAGTGATCATTTTTATTATATGTGTACCAAATGGTGGAGTGACGGCGA
- a CDS encoding glycosyltransferase family 4 protein yields MWDKEKMRILMLGWELPPHYVGGMGIVCDQLTRHMANSGAEIEFILPFEADYSHISHMKVTPAIHQHAKLLMDGGSTYDSFRYEVTTINGTKNVRTLHEQVELFAQNVSSMTNLGEYDVIHAHDWLTFRAGLALKQKSGMPLFVHVHATEFDRAGGKHGNPLVHDIEYVGFHMADHIFVLCERQKNIIVENYHVSPDKISIAENYMEIPAHLRIEEHETYPYLVKMRELGYGVVLNAGRMTVQKGIFHLITAAQKVVATRPKTLFLFVGGGEQIPELLEYAASLGLAGNVIFTGRVEGVGKQWRDSFRAADLFVMPSVSEPMGLVPYESIAYGAPTLVSKQSGIVEYLTNTLKVDYWDTDEMANQICAVLENNDLRQTLLQNAQNEYDKRSWKGTASHILDSYNRVLTQQREASYV; encoded by the coding sequence GTGTGGGATAAAGAAAAAATGCGTATCTTAATGCTTGGCTGGGAACTACCACCGCACTATGTCGGTGGTATGGGTATTGTTTGCGATCAGTTGACTCGTCACATGGCTAACAGCGGTGCAGAGATTGAGTTCATTCTGCCTTTTGAGGCCGATTACTCTCACATATCTCACATGAAAGTCACTCCAGCGATTCACCAACACGCAAAACTACTGATGGACGGCGGTAGTACGTATGACTCGTTCCGTTACGAGGTAACTACAATAAATGGCACAAAAAATGTGAGGACATTGCATGAACAGGTTGAGTTATTTGCACAAAATGTTTCAAGCATGACTAATCTTGGCGAGTACGACGTTATTCACGCTCACGATTGGCTAACATTTAGAGCTGGCCTAGCATTAAAACAAAAAAGCGGTATGCCACTTTTTGTGCATGTTCATGCGACAGAGTTTGACAGGGCTGGCGGAAAACACGGTAACCCGCTCGTCCACGATATTGAGTACGTCGGTTTTCACATGGCAGATCATATCTTCGTACTTTGTGAACGACAAAAAAATATTATCGTCGAAAATTATCACGTTTCGCCAGACAAGATTTCGATTGCTGAAAACTACATGGAAATTCCAGCTCATCTACGCATTGAAGAACATGAGACCTACCCCTATCTAGTAAAAATGAGAGAATTGGGTTATGGCGTGGTGCTTAACGCTGGAAGAATGACGGTTCAAAAAGGCATTTTTCATCTTATTACTGCTGCACAAAAAGTAGTAGCTACTCGTCCAAAAACTTTGTTTTTGTTTGTTGGTGGGGGCGAGCAGATACCAGAACTATTGGAGTACGCTGCATCGTTAGGCCTGGCCGGGAACGTGATTTTTACAGGAAGAGTCGAAGGTGTTGGTAAGCAATGGCGTGATAGTTTCAGAGCTGCTGACTTGTTCGTGATGCCATCGGTGTCTGAGCCAATGGGTTTAGTGCCTTATGAATCGATAGCATACGGAGCGCCAACACTAGTTTCCAAGCAATCTGGGATTGTCGAGTATCTCACCAACACTTTGAAGGTTGACTACTGGGATACGGACGAGATGGCTAATCAAATTTGTGCGGTTCTTGAAAATAACGACCTAAGACAAACACTACTCCAAAATGCACAAAACGAATACGATAAACGGTCGTGGAAAGGCACAGCATCTCATATTTTGGACAGTTACAATAGGGTGCTTACTCAGCAAAGAGAGGCTAGCTATGTCTGA
- the typA gene encoding translational GTPase TypA codes for MQDNIRNIAIIAHVDHGKTTLVDGLLKQSHTFRDNQAEMSQDLIMDSGDQERERGITITAKITAVDWEGLRINIIDTPGHADFSGEVERTLRMADGVILVVDAQEGPMPQTKFVLSKALQLELKPIVVINKIDKQASRLKEVEDELADLFLELAVHEDQLHYPIYYAIGREGKAWNNIPTDPTANADLVPIFEAIRDQISPPKVETSGNLQLLVSSLRYDSFQGKYAVGRVERGHLKRGQAVSLCQKDKTIKTKVDKIYRTIGLSYFEVEEAVAGDIVSVTGLSTAQIGDTVTDIDSPESLPPIEIEAPTLQIYLGPNTSPFKSKEGEFTTSRQIGDRLRQELETNVGLRVVEQGIGFLVSGRGELHLSVLIETMRREGYELEVGRPQVVTHIENGVEVEPIEELNVEVPAEHVGAVQMELGRRRAEQIDQFSSNKGVTKLVYKLPTRSLLGARNILLTATRGTIIMNTLLDGFAPLSAALEQLRNGALVAWESGTSTPYALEPVEERGVLFVGPNEPIYAGQIVGLYNRSGDLEVNVCKEKHLTNMRSKASDGVTQLTPAIKMSLEQCLDFIENDELLEVTPKSLRLRKRELDHNLRKRNNKN; via the coding sequence ATGCAAGATAATATCCGTAACATAGCTATAATCGCACACGTTGATCACGGCAAAACAACGCTTGTTGATGGTCTATTAAAACAATCCCACACCTTTCGTGATAACCAAGCTGAGATGAGCCAAGACCTAATTATGGACAGTGGCGACCAAGAACGGGAGCGTGGCATTACCATAACAGCCAAAATCACGGCCGTTGACTGGGAGGGGCTTCGCATAAACATCATCGACACACCTGGTCACGCTGATTTTAGTGGCGAAGTTGAGCGCACCTTGCGCATGGCCGACGGCGTAATCTTGGTTGTTGATGCCCAAGAAGGGCCAATGCCTCAAACCAAATTCGTCCTTAGTAAGGCCCTACAATTAGAGCTCAAACCGATTGTTGTGATCAACAAAATCGACAAACAGGCTTCACGCCTAAAAGAAGTCGAAGACGAGTTAGCTGACCTGTTTTTGGAATTGGCGGTTCATGAAGATCAGCTACATTATCCCATATATTATGCGATTGGTCGGGAAGGCAAGGCGTGGAACAACATTCCAACTGACCCAACCGCAAACGCTGATTTGGTGCCGATTTTTGAAGCTATTCGAGATCAAATTTCTCCTCCAAAAGTAGAGACCTCTGGCAATCTACAGTTACTAGTCTCTTCTCTACGTTACGACAGTTTTCAGGGTAAATACGCAGTCGGACGAGTTGAACGCGGACATTTAAAGCGCGGCCAAGCAGTCAGCCTTTGCCAAAAAGATAAAACTATCAAAACAAAAGTTGATAAAATCTACCGTACTATAGGCTTATCATACTTTGAGGTTGAAGAAGCAGTCGCTGGCGACATTGTCAGCGTAACGGGTCTAAGCACCGCCCAGATAGGTGATACTGTTACTGATATTGATAGCCCTGAGTCACTGCCTCCTATAGAAATTGAGGCTCCAACTCTTCAGATATACCTGGGGCCCAACACCAGCCCATTTAAGTCTAAAGAAGGTGAGTTCACAACTAGTCGACAAATCGGCGACCGTTTGCGCCAAGAACTCGAAACAAACGTTGGCCTAAGAGTCGTAGAACAGGGAATTGGCTTCTTGGTTTCTGGTCGAGGCGAGCTACACCTAAGCGTTTTGATCGAAACGATGCGCCGCGAAGGCTACGAGCTAGAGGTTGGGCGACCGCAAGTTGTAACGCATATCGAAAACGGCGTTGAAGTCGAGCCAATTGAAGAGCTTAACGTCGAAGTCCCGGCTGAACACGTAGGTGCAGTCCAGATGGAGCTTGGACGCAGGCGAGCAGAGCAGATCGATCAATTCAGTTCAAACAAAGGCGTAACAAAATTAGTCTACAAACTTCCAACTCGCTCGCTGTTAGGAGCGAGAAACATTTTACTCACCGCAACTCGCGGTACGATTATTATGAACACACTATTAGACGGCTTCGCACCACTTTCAGCTGCCCTAGAACAACTAAGAAACGGCGCTCTTGTCGCCTGGGAATCGGGTACCTCGACACCTTATGCACTAGAGCCAGTTGAAGAGAGGGGCGTACTCTTTGTCGGCCCAAATGAGCCGATTTATGCCGGACAAATTGTTGGCCTTTACAACCGCTCGGGCGACCTCGAGGTTAACGTTTGTAAAGAAAAGCACCTCACCAACATGCGTAGTAAAGCTTCCGATGGCGTTACTCAGCTTACGCCTGCGATCAAAATGAGCCTTGAACAATGCCTGGACTTTATTGAGAATGATGAACTACTTGAAGTGACACCGAAATCCTTGCGTCTTAGAAAACGAGAACTAGACCATAACCTCCGAAAAAGAAATAATAAAAATTAG